From the genome of Bacteroides sp. MSB163, one region includes:
- a CDS encoding master DNA invertase Mpi family serine-type recombinase — protein MVVAYLRVSTEKQFLANQREELLRFAEKNGLQIDKWYTETVSGSVRSKDRKLSGVLNRMQRGDSLIVTEISRLSRTMLEIMTILNSCIKKEIVLYSTKEGYVFQNDMNSKVLGFAFGLMAEIERNLISMRTKEALARRRQEGVKLGRKKGTCPAMRILRENKRRLIRDAQRGVSCSELARQMGVSRTTMHRFLKCN, from the coding sequence ATGGTAGTAGCTTATTTAAGAGTAAGTACAGAAAAACAATTTCTGGCTAATCAGCGTGAAGAACTTCTGCGTTTTGCAGAGAAGAATGGATTGCAGATTGACAAGTGGTACACCGAAACGGTGAGTGGCAGTGTGAGAAGCAAAGACCGGAAGTTATCGGGGGTGTTGAACCGAATGCAAAGAGGTGACTCGCTGATTGTGACGGAAATTTCAAGATTAAGTCGTACAATGTTGGAAATCATGACAATTCTTAATTCTTGTATCAAGAAAGAAATTGTTCTGTACAGCACAAAAGAGGGGTATGTATTTCAAAATGACATGAACAGCAAGGTATTGGGGTTCGCATTCGGATTAATGGCAGAGATAGAACGTAATTTGATTTCCATGCGAACAAAAGAAGCATTGGCAAGGCGCAGGCAAGAGGGGGTAAAACTGGGACGAAAGAAGGGAACTTGTCCTGCTATGAGGATACTTCGTGAGAACAAAAGGCGTTTGATAAGAGATGCTCAACGAGGTGTTTCCTGTTCGGAGCTGGCTCGCCAGATGGGAGTATCCCGAACTACTATGCATCGTTTCCTGAAGTGTAACTAA
- a CDS encoding YggS family pyridoxal phosphate-dependent enzyme, with protein sequence MNIAENLQQVLSELPDGVRLVAVSKFHPNEAIEEAYRAGQRIFGESKVQEMTAKYESLPKDIEWHFIGHLQTNKIKFIVPYVALIHGIDSYKLLVEVNKQAAKAGKVVNCLLQLHIAEEETKFGFSFDECREMLAVGEWKTLSNIQLCGLMGMATNTDDNEQIEKEFCSLSSFFKEVKDSWFADTEAFRELSMGMSHDYHQAIAAGSTLIRVGSKIFGDRTY encoded by the coding sequence ATGAATATTGCAGAGAATCTTCAACAAGTGCTAAGCGAACTGCCTGATGGGGTGCGACTGGTAGCTGTCTCCAAATTTCACCCCAATGAAGCGATAGAAGAAGCCTATCGCGCCGGGCAACGAATATTCGGAGAAAGCAAAGTACAGGAAATGACTGCCAAGTACGAAAGTCTTCCCAAAGACATTGAATGGCACTTTATCGGGCATCTGCAAACCAATAAAATCAAGTTTATCGTGCCCTACGTGGCTCTGATCCACGGAATTGACTCATACAAACTCCTTGTAGAAGTCAATAAGCAAGCTGCAAAAGCCGGAAAAGTAGTCAATTGCCTGTTGCAACTGCACATAGCAGAAGAAGAAACCAAATTTGGTTTTAGTTTTGACGAGTGCCGGGAAATGTTAGCGGTCGGTGAATGGAAAACTCTCAGTAACATACAATTATGCGGTCTGATGGGTATGGCAACAAATACAGACGACAATGAACAAATAGAGAAGGAATTTTGTTCATTAAGTAGCTTCTTCAAAGAAGTGAAAGACTCATGGTTTGCCGACACGGAGGCTTTTCGGGAGTTGTCCATGGGAATGTCCCACGATTATCACCAAGCTATTGCTGCTGGAAGTACCCTGATACGCGTAGGAAGCAAAATCTTTGGAGACAGAACGTATTAA
- the tpx gene encoding thiol peroxidase, with translation MATTKFKGQPVKIIGEFIKTGTVAPDFELVKTDLSSFSLKDMKGKNVILNIFPSLDTSVCATSVRKFNKLAASLPDTVVLAISKDLPFAHARFCTTEGIENVIPLSDFRFSDFDESYGVRMADGPLGGLLARAVVIIGKDGKVMYTELVPEITQEPDYDKAIEAVKK, from the coding sequence ATGGCTACAACAAAATTTAAGGGACAACCGGTTAAGATTATCGGTGAGTTTATAAAAACAGGAACAGTTGCTCCTGATTTCGAGTTAGTAAAGACTGATCTTTCTTCTTTTTCTTTGAAAGATATGAAAGGAAAGAATGTGATATTGAATATCTTCCCGAGTTTGGACACTAGTGTTTGTGCAACATCTGTGCGCAAGTTCAATAAGTTGGCAGCAAGTCTGCCTGACACCGTGGTATTGGCGATTTCCAAAGACTTGCCTTTTGCTCACGCTCGTTTCTGTACGACGGAAGGTATTGAAAATGTAATTCCTTTGTCTGATTTCCGTTTTTCAGATTTTGATGAAAGCTATGGTGTGCGTATGGCAGACGGTCCATTGGGCGGTTTGTTGGCACGTGCAGTGGTTATCATTGGTAAAGATGGAAAAGTGATGTATACCGAACTGGTACCCGAAATCACTCAAGAACCGGATTATGACAAAGCAATAGAGGCTGTGAAGAAATAG
- a CDS encoding DUF4494 domain-containing protein: MAMHTWFECKIRYEKVMENGMNKKVTEPYLVDALSFTEAEARIIEEMTPFISGEFTVSDIKRANYSELFPSEEEAADRWFKCKLIFITLDEKSGAEKKTSTQVLVQAADLRDAVKKLDEGMKGTMADYQIALVSETPLMDVYPYSAEPNDKPEV, translated from the coding sequence ATGGCAATGCATACATGGTTTGAGTGCAAAATCCGTTACGAAAAAGTGATGGAAAACGGTATGAACAAGAAAGTTACAGAACCTTATTTGGTGGACGCACTCAGCTTTACGGAAGCAGAAGCACGCATCATTGAAGAAATGACGCCGTTTATTTCAGGCGAATTTACAGTATCAGACATCAAACGTGCCAACTATAGTGAATTATTCCCCAGCGAAGAAGAGGCCGCTGACCGTTGGTTCAAGTGCAAACTGATCTTTATTACTTTGGACGAAAAGAGTGGAGCTGAAAAGAAAACATCCACTCAGGTGTTGGTACAAGCTGCCGACCTGCGCGATGCTGTTAAGAAACTGGATGAAGGCATGAAGGGTACGATGGCGGATTACCAGATTGCTTTAGTATCTGAAACACCCCTTATGGATGTATATCCGTATAGCGCGGAACCCAATGACAAACCGGAAGTTTAA
- a CDS encoding tetratricopeptide repeat protein, which yields MSNKNLLSGRDKELQELAEQYESAMSAKQPFYLDADDLADLADWYGTRKNYDKALEIAEYGLKLHPDSTALMIEYAYLHLDSGKRAKAREIIENLPDTYSPEAKVVRAHLLLSEGKLDDAEQLLDTIEDKEDLANVIDVSYMYLDMGYPDKALAWLNPVKEEYADEEAYIAVVADCYYGKGMIKEAIPLYNQLIDQNPYSAPYWFGLARCHFEDLNFDQAIDACDYALVGDDEFTDAYVMKGHCFYQLGNEDAALECYQKAERMHGLAPEFVYTYIGLCKVSKGEWEEGYENLEKAIQANEAEETPAPTLPSLYANAGLCLSKMKKKRKAHQYCKKAQKLEPKDPEAYLIEGRMYVEEGDYEKGIKQWAKALNCAPSADTWNEIGMHSMEIGYLDYAKIAFERVCELEPEFEGINEKLTVLYMTLHDKENFIKYNQKCTRPFDLKELEKMQAMMENEDREDLAVYMQNIIKALQ from the coding sequence ATGAGCAATAAAAACCTGCTGTCCGGCAGAGATAAAGAACTTCAGGAACTTGCCGAACAATATGAATCGGCAATGTCCGCGAAACAACCATTTTATCTGGACGCAGACGATTTGGCTGACCTTGCCGACTGGTATGGCACCAGAAAGAATTATGATAAAGCTTTAGAAATTGCAGAATATGGCCTGAAGCTACATCCCGACAGTACGGCATTAATGATAGAATATGCTTACCTGCATCTGGATAGCGGAAAAAGAGCAAAGGCACGTGAAATCATCGAAAACCTTCCCGATACCTATTCGCCGGAAGCCAAGGTGGTACGCGCCCACTTGCTGTTGAGTGAAGGTAAGCTGGATGATGCCGAACAGCTACTCGATACGATTGAAGATAAAGAGGACCTGGCAAATGTAATCGATGTATCTTATATGTACCTCGATATGGGCTATCCGGACAAGGCTCTGGCATGGCTCAACCCGGTAAAGGAAGAATATGCCGATGAAGAAGCTTACATTGCCGTAGTTGCAGACTGTTACTATGGGAAAGGTATGATAAAAGAAGCAATTCCTCTATATAACCAGCTGATAGATCAGAATCCATATTCGGCTCCCTATTGGTTCGGACTGGCAAGATGCCATTTTGAAGATCTGAACTTCGACCAGGCAATTGATGCCTGCGACTATGCATTGGTAGGTGATGACGAATTTACAGACGCCTATGTAATGAAAGGGCATTGTTTTTACCAGTTGGGCAATGAGGATGCAGCGTTGGAATGTTATCAGAAAGCTGAGCGGATGCATGGGTTGGCTCCTGAGTTTGTCTATACCTACATCGGCTTATGCAAGGTATCCAAAGGCGAATGGGAAGAAGGATACGAAAATCTGGAAAAAGCAATCCAGGCTAACGAAGCGGAAGAAACTCCCGCACCTACTCTACCCAGCCTATATGCCAATGCAGGACTTTGCCTTTCCAAAATGAAAAAGAAACGCAAAGCGCACCAGTATTGCAAAAAAGCCCAAAAGCTGGAACCGAAAGATCCTGAAGCCTACCTGATTGAAGGCCGCATGTACGTCGAAGAAGGTGACTACGAAAAGGGAATAAAGCAATGGGCAAAGGCCTTGAATTGTGCTCCTAGCGCTGATACCTGGAATGAAATAGGTATGCACAGCATGGAAATCGGGTATCTGGATTATGCGAAAATAGCTTTTGAACGTGTTTGTGAGTTAGAACCGGAATTTGAAGGTATCAATGAAAAGTTGACCGTTCTCTACATGACACTGCATGATAAGGAAAACTTCATAAAGTACAATCAGAAGTGCACCCGCCCCTTTGATCTGAAAGAACTGGAGAAGATGCAGGCTATGATGGAAAATGAAGACCGGGAAGATCTGGCTGTTTATATGCAAAATATCATAAAAGCATTGCAATAA
- a CDS encoding DUF368 domain-containing protein: protein MERGLKDYALLMLKGVGMGAADVVPGVSGGTIAFIVGIYDELIDSIKSINGKSLKLFFTGKWGAFWKAINGNFLISIVAGIAVSVFSLAKIITWLLTDHPVMVWAFFFGLVLASTWFVGKDIKEWNKKTIPAFIIGVAVAYYITVATPAETPSNLFFIFLCGAIAICAMILPGISGSFILVLLGKYFYIMEAVKTLDIATLLVFLAGACIGITTFSRVLSYALKNFRNITLAVLTGFMLGSLNKVWPWKETIETFTDSHGVVKPLVEANILPNQYIVEAVVLMIVGFFLVYFLEKLSTRSAK, encoded by the coding sequence ATGGAACGAGGTTTAAAAGACTACGCCTTACTCATGCTGAAAGGTGTGGGAATGGGAGCAGCCGATGTGGTTCCCGGAGTATCGGGAGGAACAATTGCTTTTATTGTGGGAATTTATGATGAACTGATAGATTCGATAAAAAGCATCAACGGAAAAAGTTTAAAGTTGTTTTTTACAGGAAAATGGGGAGCGTTCTGGAAAGCCATTAATGGCAATTTTTTAATTTCCATTGTAGCTGGAATCGCTGTCAGTGTATTTTCACTGGCTAAGATTATTACATGGTTGCTTACGGATCATCCGGTAATGGTTTGGGCTTTCTTTTTCGGACTGGTGCTGGCTTCCACCTGGTTTGTGGGGAAAGATATAAAGGAGTGGAATAAGAAAACAATTCCGGCTTTTATCATAGGAGTGGCAGTTGCTTATTATATTACGGTGGCAACTCCTGCTGAAACGCCATCCAATCTGTTTTTCATTTTCCTTTGCGGTGCGATTGCTATTTGTGCGATGATCTTGCCGGGTATATCGGGCAGTTTTATTTTGGTACTGTTAGGCAAATACTTTTATATAATGGAAGCGGTCAAGACACTTGATATAGCGACTTTATTAGTATTCTTGGCAGGCGCCTGTATAGGTATAACTACTTTTTCACGAGTTCTTTCCTATGCGTTAAAGAATTTTCGTAATATAACGTTGGCGGTATTGACCGGCTTTATGCTGGGGTCTCTTAATAAAGTATGGCCATGGAAAGAAACGATTGAAACGTTCACAGACAGTCATGGAGTAGTGAAGCCACTGGTTGAAGCGAATATCCTTCCTAATCAATATATTGTTGAAGCTGTAGTATTGATGATTGTTGGTTTCTTCCTGGTATATTTTTTGGAGAAGCTTTCTACACGTAGTGCTAAATAA
- a CDS encoding HdeD family acid-resistance protein, with protein MKTLFDELQCEVKNWWLSLLLGILYVVVAVSLMFAPLNGYAVLSILFSISMLFSGLLEISFAVSNRKNVSSWGWYLAGGIIDMIFGFYLIAYPLLSMEVIPFIIAFWLMFRGFSSVGYAMDLKRYGTRDWGWYIAFGILAVICSLIILWQPAIGALYAVYMISFAFLIIGFFRIMLSFELKSLHKRGKSMKEKNEDKEIPVG; from the coding sequence ATGAAAACTTTATTTGACGAACTTCAATGCGAAGTAAAAAACTGGTGGCTCTCTCTCTTGCTTGGCATACTCTACGTAGTAGTTGCTGTCAGCCTGATGTTTGCACCGTTGAACGGCTACGCTGTTTTGAGTATCCTGTTCAGTATATCCATGTTATTCAGCGGTTTGCTGGAGATTTCTTTTGCTGTAAGCAACCGGAAAAATGTATCCAGTTGGGGCTGGTATCTGGCCGGAGGTATCATCGACATGATATTCGGTTTCTACCTGATAGCTTATCCATTACTAAGTATGGAAGTTATTCCTTTCATTATTGCATTCTGGCTGATGTTCCGAGGCTTCTCATCTGTCGGCTATGCCATGGATCTGAAAAGATATGGAACAAGAGACTGGGGCTGGTATATTGCTTTCGGCATATTAGCCGTAATTTGTTCGCTCATCATCTTATGGCAACCGGCAATAGGCGCTCTCTATGCAGTTTACATGATTTCATTCGCATTCCTGATTATCGGATTCTTCCGCATCATGTTGTCATTTGAACTGAAGAGTTTGCATAAACGTGGAAAAAGCATGAAAGAGAAAAACGAAGATAAAGAAATTCCCGTAGGATAG